In a genomic window of Dehalococcoidia bacterium:
- a CDS encoding LLM class F420-dependent oxidoreductase, whose protein sequence is MRWGVTIPLEGIPLSKHGEMLRLAEEMGYTDFWTVEVDGLDAFVPAAVAATTTERAHIGTAIANIYTRGPALLAMSAAAVAEAAPGRFILGLGVSTQVIVERWNGGRVEQPLARMREMVRFLRSVWAGERASSQLLGVQGFRLSRRLASPPPIFVAALREGMLRLAGEVADGVIINWLSPDDVPRVVAVAREGAARAGKDPQSLEVACRIFVLPPLPDGAIRAIGRRLMAAYLTVPVYAQFHAWLGREEVIRPMLQAWQAGDRQGALELIPDSLLEELLVFGSQQECLDKIEAYCRQGVTIPVLLLLAVGQTPQEQGEMALRMLKELARP, encoded by the coding sequence ATGCGCTGGGGAGTCACCATTCCGCTGGAGGGCATCCCCCTTTCTAAGCATGGGGAGATGCTGCGTCTGGCTGAGGAGATGGGCTACACAGACTTCTGGACGGTGGAGGTGGATGGCCTGGATGCCTTTGTGCCGGCCGCCGTGGCCGCCACAACCACCGAGAGAGCCCACATCGGCACGGCCATCGCCAACATCTATACCCGCGGGCCGGCCCTTTTGGCCATGAGTGCCGCTGCCGTGGCGGAGGCCGCACCGGGCCGCTTCATCTTGGGGCTGGGGGTGAGCACTCAGGTCATCGTGGAGCGTTGGAACGGCGGGAGGGTGGAGCAACCCTTGGCGCGCATGCGGGAGATGGTGCGTTTCCTGCGCTCCGTATGGGCGGGCGAGCGGGCCTCCAGCCAGCTCTTAGGAGTGCAGGGGTTTCGTCTCTCGCGACGCTTGGCCTCTCCCCCGCCCATCTTCGTGGCGGCCCTTAGGGAGGGCATGCTCCGCCTGGCGGGAGAGGTGGCTGATGGGGTCATCATCAATTGGCTTTCCCCCGATGATGTCCCCAGGGTAGTGGCCGTGGCCCGGGAGGGGGCAGCCAGGGCGGGCAAGGACCCCCAGTCTCTAGAGGTGGCCTGTCGCATCTTCGTATTGCCGCCTTTGCCCGATGGCGCCATCAGGGCCATCGGCCGGCGCTTGATGGCCGCTTACCTGACAGTCCCCGTATATGCCCAGTTCCATGCCTGGCTGGGGCGGGAGGAGGTCATCCGTCCCATGCTGCAGGCTTGGCAGGCTGGGGACAGGCAAGGGGCCCTGGAGCTCATACCCGATAGCCTCCTGGAGGAGCTGTTGGTCTTCGGGTCGCAACAGGAGTGTCTGGACAAGATCGAGGCCTATTGCCGCCAAGGCGTGACCATCCCCGTCCTCCTCCTGCTGGCCGTGGGGCAGACGCCCCAGGAGCAGGGGGAGATGGCCTTGCGCATGCTTAAGGAGCTGGCCAGGCCATAG
- a CDS encoding MBL fold metallo-hydrolase: MATLVMPGLYQITMGYVHAYLVEADGELTLVDTGLPGRGQRVLSALSDLGRGKEALRHIVITHHHPDHMGALKELRDATGATVYAHQADAPYIRGEKAPSIPQLTGLARIAAQALSRLMPTAPKAAVDWEVQDGDEISPARLRVVHTPGHTPGHICLLWERHGGVLLVGDAAINVLGLRPPPALFTLDMDQAKESLRRIAGLEFQVACFGHGGILKGKAHVAFRRLVEQMAR, from the coding sequence ATGGCCACGCTGGTCATGCCAGGGCTTTATCAGATCACCATGGGCTACGTTCACGCTTACCTGGTGGAGGCCGATGGGGAACTGACATTGGTGGACACGGGGTTGCCGGGACGGGGCCAGCGCGTCCTCTCGGCGCTGAGCGACCTAGGACGGGGCAAGGAAGCCTTGCGCCACATCGTCATTACCCACCACCATCCTGACCATATGGGCGCCCTTAAGGAGCTGCGCGATGCCACAGGCGCCACCGTCTATGCTCACCAGGCCGACGCACCATATATTCGGGGGGAGAAGGCGCCCTCCATCCCCCAGCTGACGGGCCTTGCCCGCATCGCCGCGCAGGCCCTGAGCCGCCTGATGCCCACAGCACCTAAGGCAGCTGTGGACTGGGAGGTCCAAGATGGGGACGAGATATCTCCCGCCCGGCTGAGGGTGGTCCACACCCCTGGGCACACCCCAGGCCACATATGCCTGCTGTGGGAGCGGCACGGGGGCGTCCTGCTGGTGGGGGATGCCGCCATCAACGTTCTGGGACTCCGCCCTCCGCCTGCTCTGTTCACCCTGGATATGGACCAGGCCAAGGAGTCCCTACGACGCATAGCTGGCCTGGAATTTCAGGTGGCCTGCTTCGGCCACGGAGGCATCCTCAAGGGGAAGGCCCACGTCGCCTTCCGTCGGTTGGTGGAACAGATGGCCCGGTGA